From one Lysinibacillus sp. G4S2 genomic stretch:
- a CDS encoding DsbA family oxidoreductase, with protein MKIEIWSDYVCPFCYIGKKQLEQAIQDTGFAGQIELVYKSYQLDPTTPVDTNVSTYEALAKKYGMSLEKAKEMTQGVAARAKEVGLDYNFDKLMEENTLKAHRLVKWAEQQGDVTELVEALLRNYFIEAKRIGQDDVLIDIAEQVGLNREEVAKVLSNDEFKIEVETDIQEGLQLGVRGVPFFVLNRKYGISGAQPQEVFEETLRKVAEEEGLQPGLKMAGSEDGGVCTDDSCKF; from the coding sequence ATGAAAATTGAAATCTGGTCAGATTATGTATGTCCATTTTGTTATATTGGTAAAAAACAATTGGAACAGGCGATTCAGGATACTGGCTTTGCAGGGCAGATAGAGCTCGTTTATAAAAGCTATCAACTTGACCCAACAACACCAGTGGATACAAATGTGTCTACGTATGAAGCATTGGCGAAAAAGTATGGAATGTCGCTAGAAAAAGCGAAGGAAATGACGCAAGGTGTTGCTGCTCGCGCAAAAGAAGTTGGGTTAGATTATAATTTCGATAAGCTAATGGAGGAAAATACATTAAAAGCGCATCGCCTTGTAAAATGGGCAGAACAGCAAGGGGATGTTACTGAACTTGTTGAAGCACTGTTACGCAATTATTTTATCGAAGCAAAGCGTATTGGGCAGGATGACGTTTTAATCGATATTGCTGAGCAAGTAGGTCTGAATCGTGAAGAAGTTGCAAAGGTTCTTTCAAACGATGAATTTAAAATTGAGGTAGAGACTGATATACAAGAAGGGCTACAACTTGGCGTACGAGGCGTACCGTTCTTTGTGTTAAATCGCAAGTACGGTATTTCTGGGGCACAACCTCAAGAAGTATTTGAAGAAACTTTGCGTAAAGTAGCGGAGGAAGAAGGCTTACAACCTGGGCTAAAGATGGCAGGCTCTGAAGATGGTGGAGTTTGTACGGATGATAGCTGTAAATTTTAA